AATCTGATCTTTTAAATAAATTGATTTAGAAGGTTTTATGCATTTAATATACATGATGGTCAATTGTCAACCTGTTTTACCCGATCTATTTTAGCTGCTATTTACATGTTACAGATAAAAACAACACGAATTTGACCCATTCATAATTAAATGGGCCAAAGTCATCTTAGTTACATTCTCTAAGTCCGTGTAATATTCAACGTGCACTTTTATCAGGTTGATCGTGTCCTATATTCATCAGTCGTGTATCCTCACAACTATGGATTCGTCCCTCGTACTCTCTGTGAAGACAATGACCCGCTTGATGTCTTGGTTATCATGCAGGTATGTCACACAATCAAATGCTTTGATTTCATCTGCTAGTAATTATACTTTCTGATTCAATATAATCACGTGTGTTCTGAAGTTCTTTTAAAAGTTGTTAACTTTTCATATCAAAATGTAAATATGATAAACTTATAAGTGGTGATTTGAAAACACTGGCAGGAACCAATCCTGCCTGGTTGTTTTCTTCGTGCCAAAGCAATTGGTGTCATGCCCATGATCGATCAGGTATTATATTATTGTGTAAGAATCACAAAAGCAAAAACTCTTGTTTTGATGATTTGATCAACTTTTAGTTATTTAATTTCTCGTTTTTTGGGCAAAAAAATTTCTTGACATAATCAGGGAGAGAAGGATGATAAGATAATTGCAGTCTGTGCTGATGATCCCGAGTACAGACACTACAATGATATTAAGGAGCTCCCACCACATCGAATGGCTGAGATCCGTCGCTTCTTTGAAGACTGTAATGTTTCAAAAACTCAATTATCTACTTATCTAATTATCTAATTCTCGCGTAACTATCTTTGGAGGTGACACTTTTGATCCATATATCTTATTGAATTGGTCTGAGTTGGGTTGTGTTTTATCTCAACTTGTTCAAACTGGTTGAAAGTTTGTCCCAAAATGCATACCTATTAAATCTTTGCTTATTATCGTTGTGATCATAACTAACACATTAGTATTCATAGGTAAATGGACCAAAAGTGTTTGTGAGTGAACCGAACCCACACATCTTGCCATGTCACAAGTATTGTGAATTTGTATTTACTTTGGATTTATGAAACTGTAAATAATCTTGTTTATCTTGACAACAAATTAGATAAGAAGAATGAGAACAAGGAGGTTGCCGTCAATGATTTCTTACCAGCTGCTGAGGCTATTGAGGTGGTCAAACATTCTATGTAAGTAGTCTCCTATAATCTTTGTATTTCAATTTTGTCAGTTTAATTAGTATCTAAAAAACATTCTGCTGATCATATAATGACTTACTATGTAAACGAAATATGAGTCAAACACAAACTAAATGTAACCTTGACCCTGTTTTTGTAACTTGAAGGGATCTGTATGCGGACTACATTGTGGAGAGCTTGAGGAGATAAAAGATATGTTTGCTTCATATATATCAGAAAATGCTGATATAAACTTTTGCAAATTCTATATTTTGGTCAAACCTTCACACTGCCTTTAATATGATAGGGTGTAATCGCTCATCgttataagatgatgatgatgacgacaaCAATGAAAGCTCAAGAACACAAGCTATTGTTACATATATTCTATTTTTTCTATTATTTTGCATTTGATTTGATGTATTGACTATTGACCAGGTGTAAGGGAAGAAGTTTTTTGAAATTTGATTAAACTGTTTTTGGTTGAATTGAACTTTTGATATATTGACTATGACTATTATTTTAGTCGAAACCAATGTTGTGCTGACCATAACAATCCCTGTGTAAATTTATTAATTGCGACCCTTTCCTCTATAAGATTACCATATGGGTCTGAAGAGGCTTGCAAATATCAGATAAACAACAGAAGTGCAAAACATGTAGCTGGACCGCTGGCCATAGACTAAATGTGCCAAAGTCGTGTACCAAAACCGCTTCTTGCTTTGTCTGTATGTAAATGCCACTTTTAAGATTAAGAATAAAATAGCTAAATAATTATGGTGAAATCACATATAACTCATGGTTATACAAGATatgtttatcaataaaatggaatCAATGAAGACATGACATGTACAATTACATTTTTCTAGTGTTCTTGGTTGCGTAAATTAAAAGAGAATCATTATTCGCCTTGTGCAGATGGGCTTCCAACATCAATATTTGGGTCTGACTCCGATACCATAAAGAGTTTAATGAGCCAAATTCAACCCCAAAAGTTAACTAAAGGGGATGAGGTACCCAAGCTATTACAAACTAGTTAATTTTTAGTCCACTTCCGATGTGGGATAACTACCCAACACTTCATGAAtgagtttgtttgtttgtttgtttgcatTCCATCAAAAAATACAGCTTGAGAAACCATCAATGGCAACAGGTTGTCGGCCAATGCAGTATGTCCATTGTATATATATTTCATCGTTTTCAAAATAGGGATACCATATTTACTTTCTCATACTATATGAATACGACCCACAATTAAACAAGCAAATAACAACAAATATTTATCCTTACCTCTAAAGCTACTAACTACTATCTACTATTACTTCATAAGACCATGGATAACAGAGCATTTGTTGCCCCTATACCGCCTACATGGCGTGAGAAACACCCCACAAACGCCCGGAATGGAGCGTTTGTGGGCGTTTGTGGTGTGGCGTTTGTCGGCAGATCAGGGAGAAGGGAGAGGGCATGACAATGAGGTGACAGTCCATGATTGGTTCTGAATATTTTATCTCTCCAACTTTAATTTATTTACACCTCAAATACCAATCAAATTTTATCACATCACTCACAAACACCCTTACAAAAGCCCCCCATTACAACTCCCTCATTCCCCCTGTCATGACCATGTCAGCGGCTTGCCCCAAAAAGTACACCATATCCACTCCACCTCACAATCACATTATCCGTGGTTTAATGTAACACACTAATTTTCATTTGATTTTGAGATAAAATGTAATTTTAACGTGTTGATCTTTAGGGGTCACGCAAGTTTTCTTAAGACTTTTACATGAATCTCTTATGTGTAGTTGATTCACGTTGAATAACGATCTATCAAAGAAGTGTGTACAGAGAAATTAACATATGAAAAGCCAGCCAAATGAAATGAAATTTCAAATTAATTAAAAATCATAAATAAAATTTCTCAATAACCAAAACCGCACATAATAGAATAATCTAAGGACCACTTTGAAATTTTACAAATTGCGCTCAAGAATTTTTCAGGATGTATCAGTTTACATAGACCTGATAAACCCTTTACCTTCCATCAGGCCATCATCTCCTCAAAAACCCTAAAATATTTAACGCAAATACaacaattaaaaccctaattttagcgTTTCAAAAAGATGAGTTCTTTCACAAATACATCAAATATCGATAACCTATTTCTTCAAACCCTTATGGGAAGACTTCAAATTCGCCCCCAAAATCCCTTACAACCCCAAATTTCGCCCCTATTTAACCAAACCCTAGAAGACCTTTTACTGGATACAATCAACAACATCTCAGATACTGATACTGATCATGATGATAACGATGAAAGCAGTATTAGCAACAAAACCCAGCTGGCAAAAGAAGAATCAAAGCTTGAAAAGGAAATAATTAAAATAATTCTCAGTGGAAAAAGTGAGGAAACCTTAAAACCTAATTCGGGTCAAGCTGTTTCGATTTCGGAACACCATATTTGTGTTGGGTATCATGTTGATTCCGGGTCGGAGTATCGGGTTTGGGAATGGCATGGGCATATTATGTTGTTTGATGAGGAGAATGGGTATAATCCTGAGTATATTTATGGGAATTATTTTGAGCGATTGAGAGTTGTGAATGGGAATGTTAAGGAGAGTGAAAAGGTGGTTAAAGGTGCTGAAAATGATGGTGATAATAAGGAAGataaaaatgtgaattttggtttgaAGGATTTGATCGGGTCGAGTGATGATTCTGGGTCGGGTCGGATACTTCATCGCAATATGAATGCCAGGTCATCATGATTTATCAATCTCTTGATCC
The window above is part of the Rutidosis leptorrhynchoides isolate AG116_Rl617_1_P2 chromosome 1, CSIRO_AGI_Rlap_v1, whole genome shotgun sequence genome. Proteins encoded here:
- the LOC139865889 gene encoding uncharacterized protein; the protein is MSSFTNTSNIDNLFLQTLMGRLQIRPQNPLQPQISPLFNQTLEDLLLDTINNISDTDTDHDDNDESSISNKTQLAKEESKLEKEIIKIILSGKSEETLKPNSGQAVSISEHHICVGYHVDSGSEYRVWEWHGHIMLFDEENGYNPEYIYGNYFERLRVVNGNVKESEKVVKGAENDGDNKEDKNVNFGLKDLIGSSDDSGSGRILHRNMNARV
- the LOC139865869 gene encoding soluble inorganic pyrophosphatase 1-like encodes the protein MAPLIETPTNETPVIETPNKPVDSHNHHHHYSHAPLNERILSSMKRRSAASHPWHDLEIGPGAPTIFNCVIEISKGSKVKYELDKKTGLIKVDRVLYSSVVYPHNYGFVPRTLCEDNDPLDVLVIMQEPILPGCFLRAKAIGVMPMIDQGEKDDKIIAVCADDPEYRHYNDIKELPPHRMAEIRRFFEDYKKNENKEVAVNDFLPAAEAIEVVKHSMDLYADYIVESLRR